The genomic DNA AACGTTGAGAACCGCCTGGGTCCCGACTATCTGGCTCGTCGGCGTGACAAGCGGCGGATAGCCCAGGTCAGCTCTGACCCTTGGGATCTCGGCCAGGACCTCATCATATCTGTCGATCGCCTTCTGCTCGATCAGCTGCGACACAAGGTTTGACAGCATGCCTCCCGGAACCTGATACACGAGCACATTTGTGTCTATCTTGGCTGCTATCGGATTGAAGACTGGGGCGTACACATCCATGAGCTTGTCGAAGTAGCGCTTTATCTCTGTGAGCAGCTCCAGATCCAGGCCGGTATCGTATGGAGTCTCTCTGAACGCGGCCACGACACTCTCTGTGGAGGGCTGTGAGCTGCCTCCCGAGAGCGGGGATATCGCTGTATCGAGGATGTCCGCGCCTGCCTCAACAGCTGCAAGATAACTCATATGGGCCAGTCCCGCGGTGCAGTGGGTGTGCAGGCAGACGGGCAGGTTCACCTCGCGCTTTATCGACCTCACAAGCTCACTCGCATAGTGGGGGGATATGAGACCCGCCATATCCTTTATGCATATCGAGTCGCAGTCCATCTCCGCCAGGCGCACGGTGAACTCTGTGAACTGCTCTATGGTGTGAACCGGGCTTATGGTGTAGCAGACTGCGCCCTGCACATGCGCGCCCATCCGCTTAGCGACCCGGATGGACTTCTCCATGTTTCGTATATCGTTGACGGCATCGAATATGCGGAAGACATCCACGCCGTTTTTGGCTGCCTTCTCGACGAACTTTTCCACCACATCATCGGCATAGTGCCTGTATCCCACAAGGTTCTGCCCTCTGAGAAGCATCTGCATCTGAGTGTTGGGCATCGCCAACTTCAGAGCCCTCAAACGCTCCCAGGGATCCTCATTC from Methanothrix thermoacetophila PT includes the following:
- the oadA gene encoding sodium-extruding oxaloacetate decarboxylase subunit alpha encodes the protein MGRVKLTETVFRDAHQSLLATRMRTRDMLPIAELLDQVGYFSMEVWGGATFDTCIRYLNEDPWERLRALKLAMPNTQMQMLLRGQNLVGYRHYADDVVEKFVEKAAKNGVDVFRIFDAVNDIRNMEKSIRVAKRMGAHVQGAVCYTISPVHTIEQFTEFTVRLAEMDCDSICIKDMAGLISPHYASELVRSIKREVNLPVCLHTHCTAGLAHMSYLAAVEAGADILDTAISPLSGGSSQPSTESVVAAFRETPYDTGLDLELLTEIKRYFDKLMDVYAPVFNPIAAKIDTNVLVYQVPGGMLSNLVSQLIEQKAIDRYDEVLAEIPRVRADLGYPPLVTPTSQIVGTQAVLNVLTGERYKVVPKEVRDYVKGLYGRPPADIDPKIRMKILEDEEPITVRPADLLPPEYEAAVREVDALGLAKKEEDYLTYALYPQIAIKFLKGQATEEPLVKKDTKAAAAVKGGAPVAFNVEVDGEAYIVKVAPVGMSIQESQPKAPRDGVTVPMQGVLIRYKVKKGDRVNKGDVVAILEAMKMENPVYADRSGTVKEIYIETGKTVSPGDVLMSIE